The Zingiber officinale cultivar Zhangliang chromosome 9A, Zo_v1.1, whole genome shotgun sequence genome window below encodes:
- the LOC122021318 gene encoding DNA replication complex GINS protein SLD5-like — MASGSGTWSAEAEVDESLLAATTDVDLLKRAWRNEKAAPEILQFEASLVLRIREQIKLIEETVEEFVDNGVDDLIVSLYQMDLDRSLFLLRSYLRIRLQKIEKYMIHISKTDLWNKLSEQEQKFTKRCIDIMEKHLNESVLERLPYGYQSILKQSISSDEDDMVPQPQLDTFVFCKTKDAVGAFQLDDVGDEIIDLVADDLNVVRYKSIKGLVEAGQIDLV; from the exons ATGGCATCCGGGTCGGGAACGTGGAGCGCGGAGGCGGAAGTGGACGAATCGCTGCTGGCGGCCACGACGGACGTGGATCTGCTCAAGCGGGCATGGCGGAACGAGAAGGCGGCTCCCGAGATCCTCCAGTTCGAGGCCTCCCTCGTCCTCCGCATCCGGGAGCAAATCAAGCTGATA GAAGAAACTGTGGAGGAATTTGTGGATAATGGTGTTGATGATCTCATTGTTTCTCTTTACCAAATGGATTTGGATCGCAGTTTATTTCTTCTGAGATCATATCTTCGGATTCGTCTACAAAAG ATTGAGAAGTACATGATCCACATATCAAAGACTGACCTCTGGAACAAACTGTCTGAGCAAGAGCAGAAGTTCACAAAAAG GTGCATAGATATAATGGAGAAGCATCTTAACGAATCAGTGTTAGAAAGGTTGCCTTATGGATACCAGTCCATTCTGAAACAATCCATCTCAAGTGATGAAGATGACATGG TTCCCCAGCCCCAGCTAGATACCTTCGTCTTTTGCAAGACCAAGGATGCAGTTGGAGCTTTTCAGCTGGATGACGT CGGGGATGAGATTATTGACTTGGTTGCTGATGACTTAAATGTCGTCCGTTATAAATCAATAAAAGGTCTAGTGGAGGCTGGCCAAATTGATCTTGTGTGA